The Deltaproteobacteria bacterium genome has a segment encoding these proteins:
- a CDS encoding DUF3418 domain-containing protein, whose protein sequence is MIENLTRKNKSTPIVLEFLDKRKKDLDALVPSDFFMDYSEDDWDNLMRYIRTIKIRTERGCQNLGKDRLKEEPVIKFQEAYNDLVENLSPVYSEKTRKAISELGKMIEEYKISIFAQEIKTLVPVSPKRLMEKIGEIRGLG, encoded by the coding sequence GTGATCGAAAACCTTACCCGCAAAAACAAGAGTACCCCCATCGTTCTGGAATTCCTTGATAAACGGAAAAAAGACCTGGATGCACTCGTGCCATCTGATTTTTTTATGGACTATTCGGAAGATGATTGGGACAATCTCATGCGTTATATCAGGACAATAAAAATCAGAACGGAACGGGGATGCCAAAATCTGGGAAAAGACAGGCTTAAAGAAGAACCTGTCATCAAATTCCAGGAGGCTTACAATGACCTGGTAGAGAATTTATCCCCGGTTTATTCGGAGAAAACAAGAAAAGCCATCTCCGAGTTAGGCAAGATGATTGAAGAATACAAAATATCGATTTTTGCGCAAGAGATAAAGACCCTCGTACCCGTTTCTCCCAAGAGACTCATGGAGAAAATCGGGGAAATCAGGGGACTTGGCTGA